The following are encoded together in the Anabrus simplex isolate iqAnaSimp1 chromosome 5, ASM4041472v1, whole genome shotgun sequence genome:
- the LOC136873916 gene encoding facilitated trehalose transporter Tret1-2 homolog isoform X1 — MRLFRSPAEPSEKDAILGDSKRKEEQTVFHNQLLLAMAASIGYMSVGLLRGFSSPGVPSMQVLSPHLVPDEDAVSWVSSIPPLGAFVGSLCAGPFLQHIGRKRTLMISSPLSVIGWLLVTFAKSYEMLICGRIITGFCAGIIIPSAQVYVNESSHPEIRGVLGSLPALFMSGGILASYVMGAWLNWQELAGASAAFPAALLFVLLPLPESPSWLMGKGRTEEADKAMKWLHHPVRGPVDQIPMEERRTSVFTVASEQPPPEQLQQEKSHEAKSPMKALLRRPVLLPFCLSLFLMAFQQLSGIDAIVFYTVEIFKSSGSSTDEHLSTILVGLVQLVSNLLALFVVDRAGRRPLLLGSGFLMTLSMSALGAYFYLLDHGEAQDLGLLPLISLLIFMAGYSVGYCTLPYLMMGELLPVRQRSLLSSVAGSFNLGVMFIVIKTYHGLKSTIGNDGAFWLYAALCLISCVFVCVFVPETKGKSLEEIEEYFELKHMSKRKKALLQQKQEVENQTSK, encoded by the exons CTCTTGCTGGCAATGGCGGCCTCGATAGGCTACATGTCTGTTGGACTATTACGCGGGTTCTCATCTCCTGGAGTACCCTCTATGCAGGTCCTATCTCCACATCTTGTACCAGATGAGGATGCTGTCTCCTGGGTCA GCTCTATACCACCCCTGGGAGCATTTGTGGGCAGTCTCTGTGCAGGTCCTTTCCTACAGCATATTGGCCGCAAGAGAACTCTCATGATAAGTTCTCCACTGTCAGTGATTGGTTGGCTGCTCGTAACATTTGCCAAAAGTTATGAGATGCTTATATGTGGCAGGATTATTACTGGTTTCTGTGCAGGAATCATAATCCCTTCTGCTCAGGTTTAC GTTAATGAGAGCTCCCATCCTGAAATTCGTGGAGTATTGGGTTCTCTCCCAGCACTTTTCATGTCTGGAGGGATCCTAGCAAGCTATGTAATGGGTGCGTGGCTGAATTGGCAAGAACTGGCTGGTGCATCAGCTGCCTTCCCTGCAGCTCTCTTATTTGTTTTACTGCCATTGCCTGAGTCTCCTTCATGGCTGATGGGCAAAGGACGTACTGAGGAAGCAGATAAAGCTATGAAATGGCTACATCACCCAGTTCGGGGTCCAGTAGATCAGATCCCAATGGAGGAACGGCGGACATCTGTCTTCACAGTGGCCTCCGAACAGCCCCCTCCTGAACAACTGCAGCAAGAAAAATCACACGAAGCAAAATCACCAATGAAGGCTCTTCTTAGGCGGCCAGTGCTATTGCCTTTCTGCTTGTCACTCTTTCTAATGGCATTCCAACAACTTAGTGGAATAGATGCTATTGTGTTCTACACAGTGGAAATCTTCAAGTCCTCGGGAAGCTCCACAGATGAACATCTTTCTACAATCTTAGTGGGGCTGGTACAACTGGTCTCTAATTTACTTGCCTTATTTGTTGTGGATCGAGCTGGCAGAAGACCATTGCTGTTAGGATCTGGATTTCTTATGACACTCTCTATGTCTGCCCTAGGTGCATACTTTTACCTTCTGGATCATGGTGAAGCCCAGGATCTTGGTCTCCTTCCACTTATTAGCCTTCTTATCTTTATGGCAGGATATTCTGTTGGCTACTGTACTCTTCCGTACCTTATGATGGGAGAGCTTCTGCCTGTGCGACAGAGAAGTCTCCTCAGCTCAGTGGCTGGTTCTTTTAATTTGGGAGTCATGTTCATAGTTATCAAAACATATCATGGTTTGAAATCAACTATTGGTAATGATGGTGCCTTTTGGTTATATGCAGCACTTTGTCTTATCAGTTGTGTATTTGTATGTGTTTTTGTTCCTGAAACCAAAGGCAAGTCactagaagaaattgaagaatacTTTGAATTAAAACACATGTCAAAGAGGAAAAAAGCTCTCTTGCAACAAAAACAAGAAGTAGAAAACCAAACTAGCAAATAA
- the LOC136873916 gene encoding facilitated trehalose transporter Tret1-2 homolog isoform X2 yields MKPGVGLISVASLKQLLLAMAASIGYMSVGLLRGFSSPGVPSMQVLSPHLVPDEDAVSWVSSIPPLGAFVGSLCAGPFLQHIGRKRTLMISSPLSVIGWLLVTFAKSYEMLICGRIITGFCAGIIIPSAQVYVNESSHPEIRGVLGSLPALFMSGGILASYVMGAWLNWQELAGASAAFPAALLFVLLPLPESPSWLMGKGRTEEADKAMKWLHHPVRGPVDQIPMEERRTSVFTVASEQPPPEQLQQEKSHEAKSPMKALLRRPVLLPFCLSLFLMAFQQLSGIDAIVFYTVEIFKSSGSSTDEHLSTILVGLVQLVSNLLALFVVDRAGRRPLLLGSGFLMTLSMSALGAYFYLLDHGEAQDLGLLPLISLLIFMAGYSVGYCTLPYLMMGELLPVRQRSLLSSVAGSFNLGVMFIVIKTYHGLKSTIGNDGAFWLYAALCLISCVFVCVFVPETKGKSLEEIEEYFELKHMSKRKKALLQQKQEVENQTSK; encoded by the exons CTCTTGCTGGCAATGGCGGCCTCGATAGGCTACATGTCTGTTGGACTATTACGCGGGTTCTCATCTCCTGGAGTACCCTCTATGCAGGTCCTATCTCCACATCTTGTACCAGATGAGGATGCTGTCTCCTGGGTCA GCTCTATACCACCCCTGGGAGCATTTGTGGGCAGTCTCTGTGCAGGTCCTTTCCTACAGCATATTGGCCGCAAGAGAACTCTCATGATAAGTTCTCCACTGTCAGTGATTGGTTGGCTGCTCGTAACATTTGCCAAAAGTTATGAGATGCTTATATGTGGCAGGATTATTACTGGTTTCTGTGCAGGAATCATAATCCCTTCTGCTCAGGTTTAC GTTAATGAGAGCTCCCATCCTGAAATTCGTGGAGTATTGGGTTCTCTCCCAGCACTTTTCATGTCTGGAGGGATCCTAGCAAGCTATGTAATGGGTGCGTGGCTGAATTGGCAAGAACTGGCTGGTGCATCAGCTGCCTTCCCTGCAGCTCTCTTATTTGTTTTACTGCCATTGCCTGAGTCTCCTTCATGGCTGATGGGCAAAGGACGTACTGAGGAAGCAGATAAAGCTATGAAATGGCTACATCACCCAGTTCGGGGTCCAGTAGATCAGATCCCAATGGAGGAACGGCGGACATCTGTCTTCACAGTGGCCTCCGAACAGCCCCCTCCTGAACAACTGCAGCAAGAAAAATCACACGAAGCAAAATCACCAATGAAGGCTCTTCTTAGGCGGCCAGTGCTATTGCCTTTCTGCTTGTCACTCTTTCTAATGGCATTCCAACAACTTAGTGGAATAGATGCTATTGTGTTCTACACAGTGGAAATCTTCAAGTCCTCGGGAAGCTCCACAGATGAACATCTTTCTACAATCTTAGTGGGGCTGGTACAACTGGTCTCTAATTTACTTGCCTTATTTGTTGTGGATCGAGCTGGCAGAAGACCATTGCTGTTAGGATCTGGATTTCTTATGACACTCTCTATGTCTGCCCTAGGTGCATACTTTTACCTTCTGGATCATGGTGAAGCCCAGGATCTTGGTCTCCTTCCACTTATTAGCCTTCTTATCTTTATGGCAGGATATTCTGTTGGCTACTGTACTCTTCCGTACCTTATGATGGGAGAGCTTCTGCCTGTGCGACAGAGAAGTCTCCTCAGCTCAGTGGCTGGTTCTTTTAATTTGGGAGTCATGTTCATAGTTATCAAAACATATCATGGTTTGAAATCAACTATTGGTAATGATGGTGCCTTTTGGTTATATGCAGCACTTTGTCTTATCAGTTGTGTATTTGTATGTGTTTTTGTTCCTGAAACCAAAGGCAAGTCactagaagaaattgaagaatacTTTGAATTAAAACACATGTCAAAGAGGAAAAAAGCTCTCTTGCAACAAAAACAAGAAGTAGAAAACCAAACTAGCAAATAA
- the LOC136873916 gene encoding facilitated trehalose transporter Tret1-2 homolog isoform X3, whose product MRPAISLLSTAFLKQLLLAMAASIGYMSVGLLRGFSSPGVPSMQVLSPHLVPDEDAVSWVSSIPPLGAFVGSLCAGPFLQHIGRKRTLMISSPLSVIGWLLVTFAKSYEMLICGRIITGFCAGIIIPSAQVYVNESSHPEIRGVLGSLPALFMSGGILASYVMGAWLNWQELAGASAAFPAALLFVLLPLPESPSWLMGKGRTEEADKAMKWLHHPVRGPVDQIPMEERRTSVFTVASEQPPPEQLQQEKSHEAKSPMKALLRRPVLLPFCLSLFLMAFQQLSGIDAIVFYTVEIFKSSGSSTDEHLSTILVGLVQLVSNLLALFVVDRAGRRPLLLGSGFLMTLSMSALGAYFYLLDHGEAQDLGLLPLISLLIFMAGYSVGYCTLPYLMMGELLPVRQRSLLSSVAGSFNLGVMFIVIKTYHGLKSTIGNDGAFWLYAALCLISCVFVCVFVPETKGKSLEEIEEYFELKHMSKRKKALLQQKQEVENQTSK is encoded by the exons CTCTTGCTGGCAATGGCGGCCTCGATAGGCTACATGTCTGTTGGACTATTACGCGGGTTCTCATCTCCTGGAGTACCCTCTATGCAGGTCCTATCTCCACATCTTGTACCAGATGAGGATGCTGTCTCCTGGGTCA GCTCTATACCACCCCTGGGAGCATTTGTGGGCAGTCTCTGTGCAGGTCCTTTCCTACAGCATATTGGCCGCAAGAGAACTCTCATGATAAGTTCTCCACTGTCAGTGATTGGTTGGCTGCTCGTAACATTTGCCAAAAGTTATGAGATGCTTATATGTGGCAGGATTATTACTGGTTTCTGTGCAGGAATCATAATCCCTTCTGCTCAGGTTTAC GTTAATGAGAGCTCCCATCCTGAAATTCGTGGAGTATTGGGTTCTCTCCCAGCACTTTTCATGTCTGGAGGGATCCTAGCAAGCTATGTAATGGGTGCGTGGCTGAATTGGCAAGAACTGGCTGGTGCATCAGCTGCCTTCCCTGCAGCTCTCTTATTTGTTTTACTGCCATTGCCTGAGTCTCCTTCATGGCTGATGGGCAAAGGACGTACTGAGGAAGCAGATAAAGCTATGAAATGGCTACATCACCCAGTTCGGGGTCCAGTAGATCAGATCCCAATGGAGGAACGGCGGACATCTGTCTTCACAGTGGCCTCCGAACAGCCCCCTCCTGAACAACTGCAGCAAGAAAAATCACACGAAGCAAAATCACCAATGAAGGCTCTTCTTAGGCGGCCAGTGCTATTGCCTTTCTGCTTGTCACTCTTTCTAATGGCATTCCAACAACTTAGTGGAATAGATGCTATTGTGTTCTACACAGTGGAAATCTTCAAGTCCTCGGGAAGCTCCACAGATGAACATCTTTCTACAATCTTAGTGGGGCTGGTACAACTGGTCTCTAATTTACTTGCCTTATTTGTTGTGGATCGAGCTGGCAGAAGACCATTGCTGTTAGGATCTGGATTTCTTATGACACTCTCTATGTCTGCCCTAGGTGCATACTTTTACCTTCTGGATCATGGTGAAGCCCAGGATCTTGGTCTCCTTCCACTTATTAGCCTTCTTATCTTTATGGCAGGATATTCTGTTGGCTACTGTACTCTTCCGTACCTTATGATGGGAGAGCTTCTGCCTGTGCGACAGAGAAGTCTCCTCAGCTCAGTGGCTGGTTCTTTTAATTTGGGAGTCATGTTCATAGTTATCAAAACATATCATGGTTTGAAATCAACTATTGGTAATGATGGTGCCTTTTGGTTATATGCAGCACTTTGTCTTATCAGTTGTGTATTTGTATGTGTTTTTGTTCCTGAAACCAAAGGCAAGTCactagaagaaattgaagaatacTTTGAATTAAAACACATGTCAAAGAGGAAAAAAGCTCTCTTGCAACAAAAACAAGAAGTAGAAAACCAAACTAGCAAATAA